A region from the Triticum aestivum cultivar Chinese Spring chromosome 3D, IWGSC CS RefSeq v2.1, whole genome shotgun sequence genome encodes:
- the LOC123078698 gene encoding probable plastid-lipid-associated protein 14, chloroplastic isoform X2 — translation MALAAAAVAAARPSPTGLPRPLCRASAHPCRPRRFRLEASLSASTPAPAPATADEGAAAGPCPVVRFDMADFTVADRVSVGLHGRSDEMIFEATVRDPSSELYGSTVVLRQLTSSQAKRRGRRALEYHGSYSLRHWLQLSDWLPTLEATLALDEEQVRRVGDDSVGGPAVTRQLRLIRILMRDLLIGVNYLHSHGMAHTELRLENVHVSPVDKHVKVGILGNAVDFHDNDPSSSAVASNNERRKMMIAFDMRCVGFIMAKMVLRELMDSSTFQKFKSFLNKGNDPSCLREFLLPILSQNSPSGNIGLQMLDRHWGAGWNLLALLLATKSDKRISCVDALRHPFLCGPKWRISPTVNVVRWGLGSTAVRLAEDYIYGHHQRRRLAYFIELMEVLNPNSSTENWLRLLPGRWCLLYCTGRHIGLTLRQPTPRVLISDAFLTFAEAPESVDPILSLTSDIGFKIMPESDWPHDKSGTEGNLSVTTSARITPGRIYTNAEDGKESSSRITSSRYLGGKWGKAAKMKQLPASLPTASVNVDENDVDVSMSCGSTLKVKSARKVLQEVRTQTPPEMFDLSKIVCGTYIDSRLMVLRGVNGSALLFVRSNRTSDP, via the exons ATGGCTCtcgcggccgccgccgtcgccgccgcgcgcccctccccgaccGGCTTGCCCCGCCCGTTATGCCGCGCCTCCGCGCATCCGTGCCGCCCTCGGCGGTTCCGGCTGGAGGCGAGCTTGTCGGCCTCCAcgccggcgcccgcgccggcgACAGCGGACGAGGGGGCCGCTGCGGGGCCGTGCCCCGTGGTCAGGTTCGACATGGCCGACTTCACTGTCGCCGACCGCGTCAGCGTCGGGCTCCACGGACGG TCCGATGAGATGATCTTCGAGGCCACGGTGCGCGATCCTAGCAG TGAGCTGTACGGGTCGACGGTGGTGTTGCGGCAGCTGACTAGCTCACAGGCGAAGCGGAGGGGCCGCCGCGCGCTAGAG TACCATGGGAGTTACTCCTTGCGTCACTGGTTGCAACTCTCGGATTGGCTTCCAACCTTGGAAGCAACATTAGCATTGGATGAAGAACAAGTAAGGAGGGTAGGAGATGATTCGGTTGGAGGGCCTGCTGTAACTCGGCAGCTGCGTTTAATCAGGATATTGATGAGAGACCTTCTGATTGGT GTAAATTATCTGCATAGCCATGGAATGGCGCATACTGAGCTTAGACTGGAGAATGTTCATGTAAGCCCAGTAGACAAGCATGTCAAA GTTGGTATTCTTGGGAATGCTGTTGATTTTCATGACAATGACCCCAGCAGCAGTGCAGTAGCAAGTAACAATGAGAGGCGGAAAATGATGATAGCATTTGACATGAG ATGCGTGGGCTTCATAATGGCAAAGATGGTTTTGAGAGAGCTCATGGATTCATCGACATTCCAAAAATTCAAGTCATTCTTGAATAAG GGAAATGATCCATCATGTCTGCGTGAGTTCCTTTTACCGATTCTAAGCCAAAATTCTCCATCTGGGAATATTGGTCTGCAG ATGCTAGATAGGCACTGGGGTGCTGGTTGGAATCTTTTGGCCTTATTACTGGCAACAAAATCTGACAAAAGGATAAG TTGTGTCGATGCACTGCGTCACCCCTTCCTTTGTGGACCTAAATGGCGTATAAGTCCAACAGTGAATGTCGTACGCTGGGGCTTGGGATCTACTGCTGTCCGCCTGGCTGAAGATTATATTTATGGGCATCATCAG CGTAGACGGTTAGCATATTTCATTGAGTTGATGGAGGTGCTAAACCCTAATTCAAGTACAGAG AATTGGCTTCGCCTCCTACCTGGTCGCTGGTGCCTCTTATACTGCACTGGAAGGCACATCGGTCTAACACTTCGTCAGCCTACCCCCAGAGTCCTCATCAGTGATGCGTTCCTCACATTCGCCGAAGCCCCAGAATCTGTGGATCCCATTTTATCTCTGACCTCAGATATTGGTTTCAAAATCATGCCGGAATCCGACTGGCCCCACGACAAATCTGGAACCGAAGGAAATCTGTCAGTTACCACATCGGCAAGGATAACTCCTGGGAGGATTTACACCAATGCCGAGGATGGTAAAGAGAGTAGTAGTAGGATTACATCTTCCAGATATCTTGGCGGTAAATGGGGAAAAGCCGCAAAGATGAAGCAACTGCCAGCCAGCCTCCCCACCGCTAGCGTTAACGTGGACGAGAACGACGTCGACGTGTCCATGAGTTGCGGCTCAACTTTGAAAGTCAAGTCTGCACGCAAAGTGCTGCAAGAGGTCCGTACGCAGACGCCACCGGAGATGTTCGACCTGTCAAAGATTGTTTGCGGTACATACATTGATTCAAGGTTGATGGTTCTTCGCGGTGTTAATGGGTCGGCTTTACTTTTCGTTAGATCAAATCGTACGTCTGACCCCTGA
- the LOC123078698 gene encoding probable plastid-lipid-associated protein 14, chloroplastic isoform X1 codes for MALAAAAVAAARPSPTGLPRPLCRASAHPCRPRRFRLEASLSASTPAPAPATADEGAAAGPCPVVRFDMADFTVADRVSVGLHGRSDEMIFEATVRDPSSELYGSTVVLRQLTSSQAKRRGRRALEVLKKLAHRQMMYHSYAMQVHGYVTPSKAMEEGDSPLVLVHGYHGSYSLRHWLQLSDWLPTLEATLALDEEQVRRVGDDSVGGPAVTRQLRLIRILMRDLLIGVNYLHSHGMAHTELRLENVHVSPVDKHVKVGILGNAVDFHDNDPSSSAVASNNERRKMMIAFDMRCVGFIMAKMVLRELMDSSTFQKFKSFLNKGNDPSCLREFLLPILSQNSPSGNIGLQMLDRHWGAGWNLLALLLATKSDKRISCVDALRHPFLCGPKWRISPTVNVVRWGLGSTAVRLAEDYIYGHHQRRRLAYFIELMEVLNPNSSTENWLRLLPGRWCLLYCTGRHIGLTLRQPTPRVLISDAFLTFAEAPESVDPILSLTSDIGFKIMPESDWPHDKSGTEGNLSVTTSARITPGRIYTNAEDGKESSSRITSSRYLGGKWGKAAKMKQLPASLPTASVNVDENDVDVSMSCGSTLKVKSARKVLQEVRTQTPPEMFDLSKIVCGTYIDSRLMVLRGVNGSALLFVRSNRTSDP; via the exons ATGGCTCtcgcggccgccgccgtcgccgccgcgcgcccctccccgaccGGCTTGCCCCGCCCGTTATGCCGCGCCTCCGCGCATCCGTGCCGCCCTCGGCGGTTCCGGCTGGAGGCGAGCTTGTCGGCCTCCAcgccggcgcccgcgccggcgACAGCGGACGAGGGGGCCGCTGCGGGGCCGTGCCCCGTGGTCAGGTTCGACATGGCCGACTTCACTGTCGCCGACCGCGTCAGCGTCGGGCTCCACGGACGG TCCGATGAGATGATCTTCGAGGCCACGGTGCGCGATCCTAGCAG TGAGCTGTACGGGTCGACGGTGGTGTTGCGGCAGCTGACTAGCTCACAGGCGAAGCGGAGGGGCCGCCGCGCGCTAGAG GTGCTCAAGAAGCTGGCCCATCGCCAGATGATGTACCACTCTTACGCGATGCAGGTCCATGGCTACGTCACTCCGAGCAAGGCCATGGAAGAGGGTGATAGTCCGCTTGTCTTGGTGCACGGG TACCATGGGAGTTACTCCTTGCGTCACTGGTTGCAACTCTCGGATTGGCTTCCAACCTTGGAAGCAACATTAGCATTGGATGAAGAACAAGTAAGGAGGGTAGGAGATGATTCGGTTGGAGGGCCTGCTGTAACTCGGCAGCTGCGTTTAATCAGGATATTGATGAGAGACCTTCTGATTGGT GTAAATTATCTGCATAGCCATGGAATGGCGCATACTGAGCTTAGACTGGAGAATGTTCATGTAAGCCCAGTAGACAAGCATGTCAAA GTTGGTATTCTTGGGAATGCTGTTGATTTTCATGACAATGACCCCAGCAGCAGTGCAGTAGCAAGTAACAATGAGAGGCGGAAAATGATGATAGCATTTGACATGAG ATGCGTGGGCTTCATAATGGCAAAGATGGTTTTGAGAGAGCTCATGGATTCATCGACATTCCAAAAATTCAAGTCATTCTTGAATAAG GGAAATGATCCATCATGTCTGCGTGAGTTCCTTTTACCGATTCTAAGCCAAAATTCTCCATCTGGGAATATTGGTCTGCAG ATGCTAGATAGGCACTGGGGTGCTGGTTGGAATCTTTTGGCCTTATTACTGGCAACAAAATCTGACAAAAGGATAAG TTGTGTCGATGCACTGCGTCACCCCTTCCTTTGTGGACCTAAATGGCGTATAAGTCCAACAGTGAATGTCGTACGCTGGGGCTTGGGATCTACTGCTGTCCGCCTGGCTGAAGATTATATTTATGGGCATCATCAG CGTAGACGGTTAGCATATTTCATTGAGTTGATGGAGGTGCTAAACCCTAATTCAAGTACAGAG AATTGGCTTCGCCTCCTACCTGGTCGCTGGTGCCTCTTATACTGCACTGGAAGGCACATCGGTCTAACACTTCGTCAGCCTACCCCCAGAGTCCTCATCAGTGATGCGTTCCTCACATTCGCCGAAGCCCCAGAATCTGTGGATCCCATTTTATCTCTGACCTCAGATATTGGTTTCAAAATCATGCCGGAATCCGACTGGCCCCACGACAAATCTGGAACCGAAGGAAATCTGTCAGTTACCACATCGGCAAGGATAACTCCTGGGAGGATTTACACCAATGCCGAGGATGGTAAAGAGAGTAGTAGTAGGATTACATCTTCCAGATATCTTGGCGGTAAATGGGGAAAAGCCGCAAAGATGAAGCAACTGCCAGCCAGCCTCCCCACCGCTAGCGTTAACGTGGACGAGAACGACGTCGACGTGTCCATGAGTTGCGGCTCAACTTTGAAAGTCAAGTCTGCACGCAAAGTGCTGCAAGAGGTCCGTACGCAGACGCCACCGGAGATGTTCGACCTGTCAAAGATTGTTTGCGGTACATACATTGATTCAAGGTTGATGGTTCTTCGCGGTGTTAATGGGTCGGCTTTACTTTTCGTTAGATCAAATCGTACGTCTGACCCCTGA